The Actinopolyspora erythraea genome has a segment encoding these proteins:
- a CDS encoding dihydrofolate reductase family protein — MSTLMVDFIVSLDGYAAADGWPGYWGMAGPEYLTWVAGGAEHTALMGARTYRLMSELASELPDDPGIAALTATPKVVFSSSLEAPLSWPNSELVDGDAVEAVREMKRHDWRPLRTIGSLSLCRSLLAAGAVDRFRVVVFPVITGATGRDRVFDGYPDIALDLVDNRTFDGRIQLLEYTPTVLDGPPGVD; from the coding sequence ATGTCGACCCTGATGGTGGACTTCATCGTTTCGCTCGACGGTTACGCCGCCGCGGACGGCTGGCCCGGTTACTGGGGCATGGCGGGCCCCGAGTACCTCACCTGGGTCGCAGGAGGAGCCGAGCACACCGCCCTCATGGGAGCGAGGACGTACCGGCTGATGTCCGAGCTCGCCTCCGAGTTGCCCGACGACCCCGGCATCGCCGCACTGACCGCCACTCCCAAGGTGGTGTTCTCCTCCAGTCTGGAAGCACCGCTGTCGTGGCCCAACAGCGAGCTGGTCGACGGGGACGCAGTCGAAGCCGTGCGGGAGATGAAGCGGCACGACTGGCGTCCGTTGCGCACCATCGGCAGCCTCAGCCTGTGCCGGTCACTGCTCGCGGCCGGTGCGGTGGATCGCTTCCGGGTGGTCGTCTTCCCGGTCATCACCGGCGCCACCGGCAGGGACCGCGTCTTCGACGGCTACCCCGACATCGCTCTCGACCTGGTCGACAATCGCACGTTCGACGGCCGGATCCAGTTGCTCGAATACACCCCCACCGTGCTCGACGGACCTCCCGGCGTCGACTGA
- a CDS encoding GNAT family N-acetyltransferase — MHEFVIRAEDPAAAEVRELLDRHLTFTRENSPPDECYALDENGLDAADVFVFGLRDEGELLGIGALKRIGTRHAELKSMHTAEAARGRGIGRAMLEQLVAWAGASGYSRISLETGAAQAFEPARRLYESVGFRNCEPFGNYVRSPHSVYMTRQL, encoded by the coding sequence ATGCACGAGTTCGTGATCCGTGCCGAGGATCCCGCCGCCGCGGAAGTGAGGGAACTGCTCGACCGGCACCTGACGTTCACCAGGGAAAACAGCCCTCCCGATGAGTGCTACGCGCTCGACGAGAACGGACTCGACGCGGCGGACGTCTTCGTCTTCGGGCTGCGCGACGAGGGCGAACTGCTCGGCATCGGCGCGCTCAAACGGATCGGAACGCGCCATGCGGAGCTCAAATCCATGCACACCGCCGAAGCCGCCCGTGGACGGGGGATAGGGCGAGCCATGCTGGAACAGCTCGTCGCCTGGGCCGGCGCGAGCGGCTATTCGCGGATCAGCCTGGAGACAGGGGCGGCGCAGGCCTTCGAACCCGCTCGCCGGCTCTACGAATCAGTCGGGTTCCGGAACTGCGAACCGTTCGGGAACTACGTCCGCAGTCCCCACAGCGTCTACATGACCCGGCAGTTGTGA
- the murJ gene encoding murein biosynthesis integral membrane protein MurJ yields the protein MVEQRQRPPRGRTPSLGRASGAMAVATMVSRLSGLFAKMLLVWVLGLGMINDSYTVANTLPTVVNELLLGGVLTSVAVPLLVSARQNSEEEGESYAQWMITMGVVLLLAATVLAVLAAPLLTELYLGPHTRANRELTTAFAYLLLPGIVFYGLSALLMAILNVRQVFGPPAWAPVMNNVVIIATVAVYSVLPGEISADPVRMGQAKLLVLGVGTMLGIAAQSSVMVLSLRRTGFRFRWRWGWDRRLAEFGALAGWVVLYTVVSQLGMIVAIRVAGQGTSGSVATFHYAWLLSQVPYGVLGVSLLQALMPRISRSVAQGDTESFVRDVGLGSRLSAVLLMPVSALMLTAGSAIGVAFFSLGQGSVGAADRLGVTLGVASAGIVPFAITMLQLRAFYAMKDARTPMLINVIMVVFRTAVCYTLLVWLDPRQLVVGVALSMSLSFFVGAVVGQCWLHHRLGRMQTRRTLVGLGWSLLASSIGCACAFAAWYTLRERLGGFGEVATAWMSLGVHGTLVLGLGFGVMLLLPIPEMGMIRQRLRGLLSRF from the coding sequence GTGGTCGAGCAGCGACAGCGTCCACCGCGTGGGCGAACGCCGTCACTGGGCAGGGCCAGCGGCGCGATGGCCGTGGCCACCATGGTCAGCAGGCTCAGCGGGCTGTTCGCCAAGATGCTGCTGGTCTGGGTGCTGGGCCTGGGAATGATCAACGACTCCTACACCGTGGCCAACACCCTGCCGACCGTGGTCAACGAACTGCTGCTGGGAGGAGTACTCACGAGCGTGGCCGTCCCGCTGCTGGTGAGCGCTCGGCAGAACAGCGAGGAGGAGGGCGAGTCCTACGCGCAGTGGATGATCACGATGGGCGTGGTTCTGCTGCTCGCGGCCACGGTGTTGGCGGTGCTGGCCGCTCCCCTGCTGACCGAGCTCTACCTCGGGCCCCACACCCGGGCCAACCGTGAACTGACCACGGCCTTCGCCTACCTGCTGCTTCCCGGGATCGTGTTCTACGGCCTGTCGGCACTGCTGATGGCCATCCTGAACGTGCGGCAGGTGTTCGGGCCACCGGCCTGGGCACCGGTGATGAACAACGTGGTGATCATCGCCACCGTGGCCGTGTACTCGGTGCTCCCGGGAGAGATCTCGGCCGATCCGGTGCGCATGGGGCAGGCGAAGTTGTTGGTCCTGGGCGTCGGCACGATGCTCGGGATAGCCGCCCAGAGCTCGGTGATGGTGCTCTCGCTGCGCCGAACCGGTTTCCGGTTCCGCTGGCGCTGGGGGTGGGACCGACGACTGGCCGAGTTCGGGGCACTGGCGGGCTGGGTGGTGCTCTACACCGTGGTCAGCCAGCTCGGCATGATCGTGGCGATCCGGGTGGCGGGCCAGGGCACCTCCGGCAGCGTGGCCACCTTCCACTACGCGTGGCTGCTTTCGCAGGTGCCCTACGGCGTGCTGGGGGTTTCGCTGCTGCAGGCGCTCATGCCACGAATCAGCCGTTCGGTGGCCCAAGGGGACACCGAGAGCTTCGTCCGCGACGTCGGACTGGGGTCACGGTTGAGCGCGGTCCTGCTCATGCCGGTGAGCGCGCTCATGCTCACGGCGGGCTCCGCCATCGGGGTGGCGTTCTTCTCGCTCGGCCAGGGCAGTGTCGGCGCCGCGGACCGGCTCGGCGTCACGTTGGGAGTGGCCTCCGCCGGGATCGTGCCGTTCGCGATCACGATGCTGCAGCTGCGGGCCTTCTACGCGATGAAGGACGCGAGAACTCCCATGCTGATCAACGTGATCATGGTCGTGTTCCGCACCGCGGTGTGCTACACGCTGCTGGTGTGGCTGGATCCGCGCCAGCTGGTGGTGGGCGTGGCACTGTCCATGTCGCTGAGCTTCTTCGTGGGCGCGGTGGTGGGCCAGTGCTGGCTGCACCACCGCCTGGGGCGGATGCAGACCCGACGAACGCTGGTCGGGCTCGGCTGGTCGCTGCTGGCCTCGTCGATCGGGTGCGCCTGCGCCTTCGCCGCGTGGTACACGCTGCGGGAGCGCCTGGGCGGCTTCGGCGAGGTCGCCACGGCCTGGATGAGCCTGGGGGTGCACGGCACACTCGTGCTCGGGCTCGGCTTCGGGGTGATGCTGCTGTTGCCGATACCGGAGATGGGCATGATCCGGCAACGGCTGCGCGGGCTGCTGAGCCGATTCTGA
- a CDS encoding type 1 glutamine amidotransferase — protein MTDDSAIRIALVVPDLLGTYGDRGNALVLAQRLRWRGHRAEIVTVLSSAETLPDSCDIYLLGGGEDVAQQAAVNFLARGDGLRRAVDAGAVVLGVCGGLQVLGTSFTTGDGVTHRGLGLIDISTEPGERRAIGELSTRSEEHELGLLTGFENHLGRSRVGPAARPLGRVLHGVGNGADETEGAVSERIVCTYLHGPALARNPLLADTMLSWAVGESLSELPPFPELTELRSERVKAAG, from the coding sequence TTGACTGACGATTCGGCGATCCGCATCGCGCTCGTGGTTCCCGACCTGCTGGGGACCTACGGGGACCGGGGCAATGCGCTGGTGCTGGCGCAACGGCTGCGCTGGCGAGGTCATCGCGCCGAGATCGTCACCGTGCTCTCCTCGGCGGAGACCCTGCCGGACTCCTGCGACATATACCTGCTGGGCGGGGGAGAGGACGTCGCCCAACAGGCGGCGGTGAACTTCCTGGCGCGTGGTGACGGGTTGCGGCGCGCCGTGGACGCCGGCGCGGTCGTGCTCGGCGTCTGCGGCGGGCTGCAGGTGTTGGGAACCAGTTTCACCACCGGCGACGGGGTCACCCACCGCGGTCTGGGGCTCATCGACATCTCCACCGAGCCCGGCGAGCGGCGGGCCATCGGGGAACTCAGCACCCGCTCGGAGGAACACGAGCTCGGGCTGCTCACCGGTTTCGAGAACCATCTCGGCAGGAGCAGGGTGGGGCCTGCCGCCCGCCCGCTGGGGCGGGTGCTGCACGGCGTCGGTAACGGAGCCGACGAGACCGAGGGGGCCGTCAGCGAGCGAATCGTGTGCACCTACCTGCACGGTCCGGCCCTGGCGCGCAACCCGCTGCTGGCCGACACGATGCTGTCCTGGGCGGTGGGGGAGTCGTTGAGCGAACTTCCTCCCTTCCCGGAGCTCACCGAGCTGCGTAGCGAACGCGTCAAAGCCGCTGGATGA
- a CDS encoding MurT ligase domain-containing protein codes for MTNTTRRGELTGPDQESTSSPPDPGQRWRVVAARRTDTESLPSRLRTGMALMAGRLATTTSKRLRLGSGGIIGGRVAMALRPDLLDRLVADKRIVVVTGTNGKTTTTHMVAQALRAGGDSVSNATGANMLDGHVAALMSEPAAPYAALEVDELHLAQLTDRFQPSVILLLNLSRDQLDRVGEIRSVEASLRRALRQAPAAKVVANADDPNIVSAAIDHPHVTWVSGGCRWKHDALNCPRCGAFLGELEGDWECACGLRRPAADWTVDSNGLVAPDGGVERLSLPLPGQVNRVNATFALAASTELDLPRNESLERIQRLRDASGRYGHTTMAGRDVRLLLAKNPASWLEMLDLVAENERPLILVVNSRQADGHDVSWLWDIEFERLAGRTVLVTGERALDLAVRLRYAEVNCETASSVQQALHSATIEHSAGPVEIIANYTAFRDLFAKRQQH; via the coding sequence ATGACGAACACGACCCGCCGGGGTGAACTGACGGGGCCCGATCAGGAGAGCACCTCCTCCCCACCGGATCCCGGGCAGCGGTGGCGGGTGGTGGCGGCACGCCGCACCGACACGGAATCCCTCCCTTCCCGGCTGCGCACCGGTATGGCTCTCATGGCGGGAAGACTGGCCACCACGACCTCGAAACGGTTGCGGCTGGGAAGCGGCGGCATCATCGGCGGCAGGGTGGCCATGGCGCTGCGGCCGGATCTGCTGGACCGGCTGGTGGCGGACAAGCGGATCGTGGTCGTCACCGGAACCAACGGCAAGACCACCACCACGCACATGGTCGCCCAGGCGCTGCGCGCGGGAGGGGATTCGGTCAGCAACGCCACCGGGGCCAACATGCTCGACGGGCACGTCGCGGCGTTGATGTCCGAGCCCGCCGCACCGTACGCGGCGCTGGAGGTCGACGAGCTGCACCTGGCGCAGCTGACCGACCGGTTCCAACCCTCGGTGATCCTGCTGCTGAACCTGAGCCGGGACCAGCTCGACCGGGTCGGTGAGATCCGCAGCGTCGAGGCCAGTCTGCGCCGCGCGTTGCGGCAGGCCCCCGCGGCGAAGGTGGTCGCCAACGCCGACGATCCCAACATCGTCTCGGCCGCGATCGACCATCCCCATGTGACCTGGGTTTCCGGCGGGTGCCGCTGGAAGCACGACGCGCTCAACTGCCCCAGGTGCGGCGCCTTCCTCGGCGAGCTGGAGGGGGACTGGGAGTGTGCGTGCGGACTGCGCAGACCCGCTGCTGACTGGACGGTCGACTCGAACGGCCTGGTCGCCCCGGACGGCGGGGTCGAACGGCTATCCCTGCCGTTGCCGGGGCAGGTCAACCGGGTCAACGCCACCTTCGCGCTCGCAGCCTCCACCGAGCTGGACCTGCCCCGGAACGAGTCGCTCGAACGCATCCAGCGGTTGCGGGACGCCAGCGGGCGCTACGGGCACACCACCATGGCCGGGCGCGACGTGCGCCTGCTGCTGGCCAAGAACCCCGCCAGCTGGCTCGAGATGCTCGACCTGGTCGCGGAGAACGAGCGCCCGCTGATCCTGGTCGTCAACAGCAGGCAGGCCGACGGTCACGACGTCTCCTGGCTCTGGGACATCGAGTTCGAGCGGTTGGCGGGCCGGACCGTCCTGGTCACCGGCGAACGAGCGTTGGACCTGGCGGTGCGGCTGCGCTACGCCGAGGTGAACTGCGAAACCGCTTCCAGCGTGCAGCAGGCGCTGCACAGTGCCACCATCGAGCACTCGGCCGGACCGGTCGAGATCATCGCAAACTACACCGCTTTCCGGGATCTGTTCGCGAAGAGGCAACAACATTGA
- a CDS encoding YnfA family protein, translated as MTILRSIALFVVAALCEIGGAWLVWQGVREHRGWLWAGLGVLALGAYGFVATLQPDAHFGRILAAYGGVFVAGSLAWGVVMDGYRPDRYDIIGALVCLVGVAVIMYAPRG; from the coding sequence GTGACGATCCTTCGCTCCATTGCCCTGTTCGTGGTGGCGGCGCTGTGCGAAATCGGTGGTGCCTGGCTGGTCTGGCAAGGCGTGCGCGAGCACCGCGGTTGGCTGTGGGCCGGTCTCGGTGTGCTCGCCCTCGGTGCCTACGGCTTCGTGGCCACACTGCAACCCGACGCGCACTTCGGACGGATTCTGGCCGCCTACGGCGGTGTGTTCGTCGCCGGTTCACTGGCCTGGGGTGTGGTGATGGACGGTTACCGCCCGGACCGCTACGACATCATCGGCGCCCTGGTCTGCCTGGTCGGTGTCGCGGTGATCATGTACGCGCCTCGGGGCTGA
- a CDS encoding acyl-CoA dehydrogenase has product MDSSFDTYQLSEEHEALREAVRSLSEKEIAPYAAECDEQERYPREAFHALSKAGFAGVHVPEAYDGQGADSVATCIVIEEVARVCASSSLIPAVNKLGTMPILLSASEELKHKVLPSIAAGECTASYALSEREAGSDAAAMKTRARRDGDDWVINGSKCWITNGGESSWYTVMAVTDPDKGPNGISAFVVHSDDPGFEVGGKEKKLGIKGSPTTELHFNDCTVPGDRIIGEPGTGFKTALRTLDHTRPTIGAQALGIAQGALDAAVDYVKERKQFGQAIADFQGVQFMLADMAMKIEAARHMIYVSAARAEREEGNLGFISAAAKCYASDVAMEVTTNAVQLFGGAGYTRDFPVERMMRDAKITQIYEGTNQIQRMVMARSLLK; this is encoded by the coding sequence GTGGATTCGAGCTTCGACACCTACCAGCTCTCCGAGGAGCACGAAGCGCTCCGGGAGGCTGTCCGGTCGCTCTCGGAGAAGGAGATCGCACCGTACGCCGCCGAGTGCGACGAGCAGGAACGCTACCCGAGGGAAGCCTTCCACGCGCTGTCGAAGGCGGGGTTCGCCGGCGTCCACGTTCCCGAGGCCTACGACGGGCAGGGCGCCGACTCGGTCGCGACCTGCATCGTCATCGAAGAGGTCGCAAGGGTCTGCGCCTCCTCCTCGCTGATCCCGGCGGTGAACAAGCTCGGCACCATGCCGATCCTGCTCTCCGCGTCCGAGGAGCTCAAGCACAAGGTACTGCCGTCGATCGCGGCCGGTGAGTGCACTGCCTCCTACGCGCTTTCCGAACGGGAAGCGGGTTCGGACGCGGCTGCGATGAAGACGCGGGCACGCCGGGACGGCGACGACTGGGTGATCAACGGGAGCAAGTGCTGGATCACCAACGGCGGAGAGTCCAGCTGGTACACGGTCATGGCCGTCACCGATCCGGACAAGGGCCCGAACGGCATCAGCGCCTTCGTGGTCCACTCCGACGATCCCGGCTTCGAGGTCGGGGGCAAGGAGAAGAAGCTGGGGATCAAGGGCTCGCCGACCACCGAGCTCCACTTCAACGACTGCACCGTGCCGGGAGATCGGATCATCGGCGAACCCGGTACCGGTTTCAAGACCGCGCTGCGCACCCTCGACCACACCCGTCCCACGATCGGAGCACAGGCGCTGGGCATCGCCCAGGGGGCGCTCGACGCCGCCGTGGACTACGTGAAGGAGCGCAAGCAGTTCGGCCAGGCCATCGCCGATTTCCAGGGTGTGCAGTTCATGCTGGCCGACATGGCGATGAAGATCGAGGCCGCTCGGCACATGATCTACGTCTCGGCGGCGCGCGCCGAACGCGAGGAGGGCAATCTCGGTTTCATCTCCGCCGCGGCGAAGTGCTACGCCTCGGACGTGGCCATGGAGGTCACCACCAACGCCGTGCAGCTGTTCGGCGGGGCGGGCTACACCCGCGACTTCCCCGTCGAACGCATGATGCGCGATGCCAAGATCACCCAGATCTACGAGGGCACCAATCAGATCCAGCGCATGGTGATGGCCCGTTCGCTGCTGAAGTGA
- a CDS encoding VOC family protein, with product MSLSDFPAPDEGILLSFFLTVGDVSRSRAFYRDVIGGRVVLEGNPCTLRVANSWLIMNPGGAPTPDKPATTLRPPEPGDPVSCFLNIRVADIWSVYREWSEKGAEFLTPPLDREAELRCYLRDPDGYLIEVGQATGMLRGRFADPPPT from the coding sequence ATGAGCCTGTCGGACTTCCCGGCGCCCGACGAGGGGATACTGCTGAGTTTCTTTCTCACGGTCGGCGACGTGAGCCGTTCCCGCGCTTTCTACCGGGACGTGATCGGTGGTCGAGTCGTCCTGGAGGGGAATCCGTGCACGCTGCGGGTCGCCAACAGCTGGCTGATCATGAATCCCGGCGGAGCTCCCACGCCCGACAAACCCGCGACGACGCTGCGGCCACCGGAGCCGGGGGACCCGGTCTCGTGTTTTCTGAACATACGCGTCGCCGACATCTGGTCGGTCTACCGCGAGTGGAGTGAGAAGGGCGCGGAGTTCCTGACTCCTCCGCTTGACCGCGAGGCCGAGCTGCGCTGTTACCTGCGTGATCCGGACGGATACCTCATCGAGGTCGGTCAGGCGACCGGGATGCTGCGGGGGAGGTTCGCCGATCCTCCCCCGACGTGA
- a CDS encoding MerR family transcriptional regulator, with amino-acid sequence MSTTRLRSGQLAEAAGVNPQTLRYYERRGLLAEPERSLGGHRLYPRTAVTTLRVIKAAQRLGFTLDEVADLLEAGRLRHTGRSEPGLRQRAQAKLTEVEARIADLRAVRAALLEAVESGCEDLGSCATSPECPLPFDDLAEEDRHDRPCC; translated from the coding sequence ATGAGTACGACGAGACTGCGCAGCGGGCAGCTCGCCGAAGCCGCCGGGGTGAATCCGCAGACCCTGCGCTACTACGAGCGGCGCGGCCTGCTGGCCGAGCCCGAACGCAGCCTGGGCGGCCATCGGCTCTATCCGAGGACGGCGGTGACCACGCTGCGGGTAATCAAGGCCGCGCAACGGCTGGGCTTCACCCTCGACGAGGTCGCGGACCTGCTGGAGGCGGGACGACTGCGCCACACCGGCCGCTCCGAGCCGGGACTGCGCCAGCGTGCCCAGGCCAAGTTGACGGAAGTCGAGGCCCGCATCGCCGACCTGCGGGCCGTCCGCGCCGCTCTGCTCGAAGCTGTCGAGTCCGGCTGTGAGGACCTCGGTTCCTGCGCCACCAGCCCGGAGTGCCCACTGCCGTTCGACGACCTCGCCGAGGAGGACCGCCATGACCGGCCCTGTTGCTGA
- a CDS encoding GntR family transcriptional regulator: protein MDPDLGVTLHEQITGMVRRAISEGSLSPGERLPTARELAKQLQVNLNTVLRAYRELANEELIELRRGHGATVLANPDLARLYRLADELLAEAARMGVTRGELAALLARRS, encoded by the coding sequence TTGGACCCAGATCTCGGTGTCACGCTGCACGAACAGATCACCGGTATGGTTCGCCGTGCGATCAGTGAGGGATCCCTCTCCCCGGGAGAGCGTCTTCCCACCGCACGCGAGCTGGCCAAGCAACTCCAGGTCAACCTCAACACTGTCCTGCGGGCTTACCGCGAGCTGGCGAACGAGGAGCTGATCGAACTACGCAGGGGGCACGGAGCCACGGTGCTGGCGAACCCCGATCTCGCTCGGCTCTACCGGCTGGCCGACGAGTTGTTGGCCGAAGCGGCCCGTATGGGGGTCACCAGAGGAGAGCTGGCAGCGCTACTCGCTCGCCGGTCGTGA
- a CDS encoding TetR family transcriptional regulator: MTEASSGDAKQRTGRTADGRRQLRGALAVAALDLFAAKGYEATTVEDIVTAVGVGRRTFFRHFRSKEEVVFPDHDERLTSVVRELEQAGESEPPMAVVCRAAETVLEMYLADPEVSLKRFELTRQVPSLRDREIVSIDRYQRVFARYLRQRFAELPGAELRAAVTAATVVATHNHVLRRWLKSGGVFDARAALREALREMAVGEGSGTSPESPDGAEEVVVGVVRTSKSAHDVRDRVERALREIGGTGSE, encoded by the coding sequence ATGACAGAGGCGAGCTCCGGCGATGCCAAGCAGCGCACCGGTCGTACGGCGGACGGGCGGCGTCAGCTGCGCGGCGCGCTCGCCGTCGCGGCGCTGGACCTGTTCGCGGCCAAGGGCTACGAAGCCACCACGGTCGAGGACATCGTGACCGCGGTGGGGGTGGGGCGGCGCACCTTCTTCCGCCACTTCCGCTCCAAGGAGGAAGTGGTCTTCCCCGACCACGACGAGCGACTCACCAGTGTCGTCCGGGAGCTCGAACAGGCGGGGGAGTCCGAGCCGCCGATGGCTGTGGTGTGCCGCGCCGCCGAGACGGTGCTGGAGATGTACCTGGCCGATCCCGAGGTTTCGCTGAAGCGCTTCGAACTGACCAGGCAGGTGCCCTCGCTGCGGGATCGCGAGATCGTCAGCATCGACCGCTACCAGCGGGTCTTCGCACGTTATTTGCGGCAGCGGTTCGCCGAGCTACCCGGGGCGGAGCTGCGGGCGGCCGTCACAGCCGCCACCGTGGTCGCCACGCACAACCACGTGCTGCGCCGCTGGTTGAAAAGCGGGGGAGTGTTCGACGCACGCGCCGCGTTGCGGGAGGCGTTGCGCGAGATGGCGGTCGGCGAGGGGAGCGGAACCTCCCCGGAGAGCCCGGACGGCGCCGAAGAGGTCGTGGTCGGTGTCGTCCGCACGTCGAAGTCGGCCCACGACGTGCGTGACCGGGTGGAACGCGCGTTGCGTGAGATCGGGGGAACCGGCTCGGAGTGA
- a CDS encoding MarR family winged helix-turn-helix transcriptional regulator: MSLRVNREGGISMGQRELADVLRDLAWTIHRLVPDVAGIEPLPTSELAVIKHIQASPNITVTELARQLGMQQSNASAAVRNLVERGLVARERDPVDRRVTRLTPTEKSLAAKDSINTVWSGTVRAAMTRLTPEQSEALEAASGALEALDQALHTEHPGPGAAQ; the protein is encoded by the coding sequence ATGTCGCTTCGGGTGAACCGGGAGGGTGGTATTTCGATGGGACAGCGCGAGTTGGCGGACGTGCTGCGGGACCTGGCCTGGACGATTCACCGGCTGGTCCCCGACGTGGCCGGCATCGAGCCGTTGCCGACCAGCGAGCTCGCCGTGATCAAGCACATCCAGGCGTCGCCGAACATCACGGTCACCGAGCTGGCCAGGCAGCTGGGCATGCAGCAGAGCAATGCCAGCGCGGCGGTGCGCAACCTGGTGGAACGCGGGCTCGTCGCCCGCGAGCGCGATCCGGTCGACCGGCGCGTGACCCGGTTGACCCCGACCGAGAAGTCGCTGGCCGCGAAGGACTCCATCAACACCGTGTGGTCCGGGACCGTCCGAGCGGCGATGACCCGGCTCACGCCGGAGCAGAGCGAGGCCCTGGAGGCGGCCTCCGGCGCGCTCGAGGCTCTCGACCAGGCCCTGCACACCGAACACCCCGGGCCGGGAGCGGCTCAGTGA
- a CDS encoding multidrug effflux MFS transporter, translating into MSDTPGDTTRSPRALSGILIVVLALLTAVAPLATDMYLPAFPAMAGELGTTAAGVQLTLTAFLLGLGIGQLFIGALSDTVGRRRPILIGSLVCLVAGIGCALAPNIGVLVVARFVQGLGGAAGVVLARAIISDSAKGAVAAKLQGALIIISVIAPVAAPLAGGTIIANFGWRPVFWVLAALTLVMVLGTLTHVRETLPESARTGDGLTAMLGGARAVLTNRGYAGYLLTFCFSFAGLFAYISASPFVIQNVMGMSTSAYTIVFSFNALLVLITSSVASALAGRVAYRSMITAGLTAAVLASAVLVVAVFGGVPTVPVLVSFACFQGALGFVLSNTTVLALAEAGCHAGTGSAFLGCLQFVLAAAVSPLVGIMGEDTAVPMGIAVIVSILLAVLAFSVLTSGKPASRDASAEHETAGAS; encoded by the coding sequence ATGTCCGACACCCCCGGAGACACCACGCGCTCCCCCCGTGCTCTCAGCGGGATCCTGATCGTGGTCCTGGCACTGCTCACCGCCGTGGCCCCGTTGGCGACCGACATGTACCTCCCGGCCTTTCCGGCCATGGCCGGTGAACTGGGCACCACGGCCGCCGGTGTCCAACTGACCCTGACCGCCTTCCTCCTCGGCCTCGGTATCGGCCAGTTGTTCATCGGAGCTCTCTCGGACACCGTGGGCCGACGGAGACCGATCCTCATCGGTTCGCTCGTGTGCCTGGTGGCCGGCATCGGCTGCGCACTGGCCCCGAACATCGGAGTGCTCGTGGTGGCCCGCTTCGTGCAGGGACTGGGCGGCGCGGCCGGAGTCGTGCTCGCCAGGGCCATCATCTCCGACTCCGCGAAGGGGGCCGTCGCCGCCAAGCTCCAGGGGGCACTGATCATCATCAGCGTCATCGCCCCGGTCGCCGCTCCCCTGGCCGGTGGCACGATCATCGCCAACTTCGGATGGCGGCCGGTGTTCTGGGTCCTGGCGGCGCTGACCCTGGTCATGGTCCTCGGCACACTGACCCACGTCAGGGAGACACTCCCCGAGTCCGCTCGCACCGGAGACGGACTGACCGCGATGCTCGGCGGAGCCCGCGCGGTGTTGACCAACCGCGGCTACGCGGGATACCTGCTCACCTTCTGCTTCTCGTTCGCCGGGCTGTTCGCCTACATATCCGCCTCCCCGTTCGTGATCCAGAACGTGATGGGAATGTCGACCAGTGCCTACACCATCGTGTTCAGCTTCAACGCGCTGCTCGTGCTGATCACCAGCAGTGTGGCTTCGGCCCTGGCGGGGCGTGTCGCCTACCGCAGCATGATCACGGCCGGCCTGACGGCAGCCGTGCTGGCCAGTGCGGTGCTGGTGGTGGCCGTGTTCGGCGGGGTGCCCACGGTGCCCGTGCTGGTGTCGTTCGCCTGTTTCCAGGGGGCGCTGGGATTCGTCCTGTCCAACACCACTGTCCTGGCCCTGGCGGAGGCGGGCTGCCACGCCGGCACCGGATCGGCGTTCCTCGGCTGCCTGCAGTTCGTCCTCGCCGCCGCGGTCTCGCCGCTGGTCGGGATCATGGGTGAGGACACGGCCGTGCCGATGGGGATTGCCGTGATCGTCTCGATCCTGCTGGCCGTGCTCGCTTTCAGCGTTCTCACCAGCGGGAAACCGGCGTCGCGGGACGCGAGCGCCGAGCACGAGACCGCCGGTGCCAGCTGA